The Bacteroides fragilis NCTC 9343 genome includes the window GGTCTGGCTTCCCATTACTTCGGAATTGCCTTCGATGTACAGAAAAACGGCACCTTCCTCGAAACAATCCGTATGAATCTCTGGGAAGGGCAACTCGCCAACCTGACCTGGGCACTGGAACATGGACGTATCTTGCAGACCCCTGCCCTCTTCCTCTTCGGTATGCTTGTAGGACGTAAGGGATTATTTCTTTATAGCGAACAAAACGAGCAGCACTGGCTCAAAGCATTGGGCATCTCGTTAATCTGTTTCTTTCCTCTGTATGGACTGAATAATATGTTGCCGGAGTTTATCACCCGCAACGCCATACGGGTCCCTCTGCAATTGATCATCAGCTCTCTCAGCAACCTTAGTTTCATGGTACTGCTGGTCAGCGGACTGCTTATCACTTTTTATCGCATCAAAGACCGCAGATTTCTGATGCGCTTCACCTCGTACGGAAAGATGAGCCTGACAAACTATATCGGACAATCCGTCATTGGGTCCCTCCTTTTCTATCACTGGGGCTTCGAACTAGGACGTTTCCTGGGAATTACTTATAGTTTCTTTTTTGGCATCCTTTTTGTACTTCTTCAAATGGCATTTTGTTCCTGGTGGCTCAGCCACTTCAAACACGGCCCCTTTGAAGGTTTATGGAAACGCCTTACATGGATTGGAAACAATAAACGGAAGTAAATTATGAACGAACAACTTATCAATGAACAATATCAATATATTCTCCGACTGATCGGGCAAAAACGCCTGAAGGAAGCATTAACTCAATTGGAATCATTCCTATGGAAGTGCCCCGAATGGTCGCTCCGTACCCGTCTGGAACAAATACAGACTTCGTACAGCTACATGTTGCAATACATGCGCCAGGGCGTAGAAGACCCGGAACGTAGAAAGCTGTATCAGAAACTGCTGACCGACACACTCGAGATTACCGACCAGGCGCGTATTACGTTGCTGGACAGCGTATCGAACCATTACTATCACCAGTACCGTACCCGCCTTTCCGAAGAGGTATCCCCCCTCACTCTGGAGATGCTGATGCATACGCTCGAATCGTTCAATGACGATCTTGCCGTAAGCGGATTCGTCTCAGACCAAAACATGGAGGAAGTGCTGAAACGCCATGAAGACAGTTTGAAGACTTTGTTTTTGCAAACCTGGACCCATACTAACTGGACTGCGGAAGAAGTGGCGGCCGCACAAGCCATGCTTCAGTCCGAACTGCTTCCGGTGAACGATCTTTGCCTCTTCACAAGCGCCGTTACCCTCAGTGTGATGGAGTGTTTCGATCTCAAGAAACTCTTGTGGCTGATAGATGCTTACCGTCATCCCAATGTACAGGTCAGCCAACGAGCCCTGGTAGGAATTACTTTTATCCTGCATGCCTATTCGCCACGCATCTCTTTCTATCCGGAGATCAATCTGCGCATCACAGCGCTGATGGAAGAAACTGCATTTGAAAGAGACTTGTTACGCATACATATCCAGATACTGCTCAGCCAGGAGACGGAAAAAATCGACAAGAAAATGCGTGAGGAGATCATCCCCGAAATGCTGAAAAGCATGTCGCCTATGCGCAACATGAAATTCGGCTTCGAAGAGTCCGACGAAGAGAAAGATGACACCAATCCTGACTGGGCAGATGCCATCGAGAAGTCGGGGCTAGGTGACAAGTTGCGTGAAATGAACGAATTGCAACTAGAAGGAGCCGACGTATATATGAGCACTTTCTCACAACTCAAGAGTTATCCATTCTTCAGAGAGATCTCCAACTGGTTCTATCCTTTCGACAAGCAGCAATCGGATGTGATCAAAGAGTTCCGTCATCGGGGAAAAGAGGGAGGAAGCCTATTGGAAATCATCCTGCAATCGGGTTTCTTCTGCAACAGCGATAAGTACTCACTTTTCTTCACGATGCAGCAATTGCCACAATCGCAGCGGGACATGATGCTGAATCAGCTTACGGATCAGCAGATAGAAGAATTAGCAGACCAGTCGAAAGCCGAAACGCTAAAGAAGTTCTCCGAACGTCCCGATACGGTAAGCAACCAATATCTGCACGATCTGTACCGCTTCTTTAAACTCTATGCCCGGAGACTGGAATTTCGTGACTTATTCAAAGAGTCCATCTGCCTCTACAACGAACCGGATTTGATAGATATTCTATTCAATCCGGAAGCCATGGAAGCCATAGCTAATTTTCACTTCAAGAAGAAGCACTGGGAAGAAGCCGCCGAAGCCTACGATACGATAGTTGATATGCTTATGGATGAAGAAGAAGCAGAAATCTGCCAGAAGCAGGGCTACTCCTTGCAGAAACTAAAACGATATGACGAAGCCATCAAGGCCTACCGGAAAGCAGATATCCTGAAATCGAACAACGTATGGACCAACCATCATCTGGGCACTTGCTATCGCCTCAACAGGCAATTCAAAGAGGCCCTGAAATATTATCGGAAAGTGGAAGAAGTGTTGCCGGAAGATACGAAAGTGATTTTTTACATAGGTAGTTGTCTGGCGGAAATGTGGAATTTTGAAGAAGCGTTGAACTACTTCTTTAAACTTGATTTTCTGGAGAGTAACTGCGTCAAAGCCTGGCGTGCCATCGGTTGGTGTTCGTTCATGATCGCTAAACGCGAACAGGCCATGAAGTATTATGATAAAGTGATTGATCAAAGCCCAATGCCGGTAGATTACCTGAACGCCGGTCATGTAGCATGGTCTTTGGGAGACGTGGAAAAAACCCTCTCTCTATATACCAAAGCCGCAGAACTATATGGCAGCAAAGAGCTGTTCCTTGAAGTGTTCCGTAAAGACGAGGAGATTATCACAAGCAAAGGAGTCACCCTGGATGACATTCCCTTGGTTCTCGATCTGATTTAAAACAAAAAAGAAAAACAGAATGATCAGAGTGTGGCAGGAGTTGATCACTAATTAACAGATTCCTGAGGCACTCTGATCTTTTTTAATAACCCGCTTATTATCATCCATCTGACAACGTAGCATACCCGTTAAAGCTTCCCCTGCAAAAAATAATTTGAAAATAATTTCATATCCGTGCAACTTAATACGATTCCATCACGTCTAATAGACAAAGAAAGATATAAACTAACTAAACAATAAAGGATATGAAAACAATTACATTTTTCAAAAGAGTATTAGCTTCTGCTGCATTAGTTTCAGTATGCGGATTCGCATGTGCAACCAACAATGGAAAACAGTTTATCCATAACGATACGATGGAAGGAGGAAAGTTGGTTTGCCGTGAAATATATGCAATGAACGATGCCGCCTCAGGCATACTGAATCCGGTAAAGATGTATAAATACAGCTACGATACCGATCAACAGAAAACAGTGAAATCCACCTATGCATGGAACATATTCAAGAACACTTGGGAAACAGAATCGAGGACCGTAATCTCCCGGTACGAGACCGAAACATCGGTGGAGTATTCTGTATGGAATAAAGAAAAAGGATCATTCGATCTATCAAAAAAATATATATACATAACTGACAATAACAATCAACTGATTGCCCAATATGCATACAAAATGAACTCCCGCACCAATCAATGGATATTAGAGAAAGACGCCTTGACACCCATTTACGAGAACATCTACGCAACAACCCGTTAACGGAGCCCCTCGGATGCAGGGAAAGTCAAACACCACAATCGGATGAACCGGAACGTAAAAGGAAAAAACCGGATCCGGAAGTTGGCAAAAGAACAATTATCCTATGTTCTCTTTATCGAAACATTGTCAGCCCCCCAAACGATCAATCAAGACATACTATTGGTAATCAACCGACTGAGCAATCTTGAAAGCTAACGGTAGAAAGTTTGTTTTAACACAGTGTTAAAGTTAGTGCTTTGGATATAAACAACAAGTCTTTGATACATCAAAGACTTGTTGTTTATATCCGGAAAAGTAAAAATGAAAATTATGAATTAACAATGTTAACGTCCCCTAGGCTGACTCACTTTTACCCAGTCAATCTCCATCTTTGCAGGCAATTCACTATCCATTATAGTACCGGGCCAAGTTCCGGGACCACCCAAGGCATAATTTAAAATCAAATAAAAAGAGGTGTCGAACGGCCACTGCTTTTTGACGCTCTCATCAGCCAAGTGCAAGTTAGGATAAACTAAAGTAGTAGCTCCATTCACCTTAAAAGTAAGAGCTTCGGGAGTCCACTCGATACCAAATATATTGAATTGCCCTTTATTGTAAGACACTGTTTTTGTCGGAACAGGCTTAGTGAATCCCAGATCATTTTTATAATGACTGTGAATTGTCTGATATACAATGCCATCATGATTCAACTGTTCCATAATATCTATTTCACCGCAAGCAGGCCATCCACTGTAAACGGGTTTGGCAGGCATCATCCAGATGGCAGGCCATCCGCCCTTTGCCGTCTTGGTGAAACGGGCGCATATCTCTATCTTACCATATTGAAATTCCGCTTTACCCAATGATTGCACTCCTCCTGTCTTATATACTCCGTTCACTTTTTCGGCAACCAACACTAATTTTCCATCGTGTACATAAGCCTGATCATAGCTTTCGGATAAATATTTGCTCCAGGCCGGGCTTCCCTTCTTACACAAACTCCATTTATTTCTATCAGGAATACTATCTACCTGGTTGAAATCATCTTGGAAAACGATCTTCTCCGAAACTGCATCCGCCCTTGTCAGAGGCGCATCGATCATTGAATCATCAGAAGACGAACAAGCATGGAAGAAAAGTGCCGATATGGCAACACTGCATGATAAGACAAGAAATCTTTTCATAATACTAAGATTTTAGAGTTAAACATAAAATTACTAATAAGCAACAAACCGTATATTTATTTAGTTCATCGTCCCCCATTGTTTTTTTATACAATCTGATAGAGATGACAAATCTGTCCGATTAGAATTTATGTAAGTATCAATAAAGTATCGTGTTGTCTATCCCATTCAAAGTCGTCGGCTATGAAGCCAACGCTATTTCCCCTTCCGAAAGAGGGAAAGCGAGACCGGGCACGTGCGTACCACACAATTAACATTCTTTAATCGATTGTGCGTAGGGAGATCAGACCATTTCACTGTCATCTTAATAAACGATCTCAAGAAGATATATAAAGAACCCCTAAACCCAAAACATGAATAAAAACTAATGGATATGACAACATCTTCCCAGAAGGATATTATCAATGATATTCTTTCCGCCATGCAATGTTATCCCGAAAACGAAGCATTCATTATTGACGATAAACATTATACTTATGCCCAACTCGGTGAAATAACAGCTTCTATCACCCATTCGCTATCAGAAATAAAAGATGAAAAAATCGGAATCGTAGCGGAAAACCGGATTGAAACCTATGCTGCTATTCTGGCAGTACTAGCCGGCGGAAAGACCTATGTTATCCTGCATCCTGCCTACCCGGAAGAGCGTAATCTCAAAATAGCCGCTCTGGCCGGACTGCGTACTTTGCTCTGTACAAGTGACACTGACCGGTCAGCATTCGGCACCGGACACTTCAGAATCATCGATACGGACCGGCTACCGGGAAAAGCACAGTCAGAACAACAGTCTCATTCATCGAACGAAGAAAGGAACGCTTATATCATTTTTACATCGGGAAGCACAGGCGAGCCCAAAGGAGTGCCCATCACACGGGCTAACTTGAACGCCTTTTACCGGGCATACAGTTTGCTCGACTGGAATCTGGATGAACATGATCGCATGTTGCAAATGTTCGAACTTACATTCGATGTATCCGTAGTATCCTTACTGTATCCTCTTACTTTAGGTGCTGCCGTTTATACGGTAGGCCATCAGGATGTAAAGCACTTCAAGGTGTTTGAACTTCTGGAGAAGTATCAACTGACCTTTGCCACTGTCACTCCCTCACTGCTACAACTCCTTTCACCCTACTTCGATGAAATCAATCTGCCCTCTCTGAAATATCTGGGAGTATCGGCAGAAGCATCGCAAACCGAGCTGTTGGAGCGATTCAGAAAATCGGTACCCAACGCAACGTTCATCAACCTATACGGACCGACCGAGGCTACGATTTACTGCACCTGTTACCGTATTCCGGCTTCGGACAAATGCAAGCATTACAACGGAATGGTGGCTATCGGAAAACCATTTCCCGGCATCCGCGCCATCATTGCCGACGAAGAAGGAAACGAGCTACCTCAAGGAGAGACGGGAGAACTTTGGGTATCCGGCCGGCAGGTAATGAAAGGTTATCTGGACGACCCGGAAAAATCGGCATTGGTTCTGATACACCGTCCCGACGGACAAATCTATTACCGGACCGGAGACTTGTGTATTCTGGATAGCGACGGGGATATTATTTATTGCGGACGTAAAGACTATCAGGTGAAAATACAGGGTTTCAGGATAGAACTGAGTGAAATAGAATATACTGCCCAGTCGTTTTTCAAGACTCCCTGCAGCGTGGCTGCCGTTCCGTTGCTCTGCGACGGAATCTGTAACGAATTACATCTGGCCGTCGAGACAACTGAATGTACCCAAAGCGCATTGATAGAATATCTGAAAGAAAAGCTGCCCAAATACATGCTGCCGAAGCAGATTCATTGTATTTCCCAATTTCCGGTGACCAATAGTAATAAAACAGACCGTAAAAAGATTGCCGAACTGATAAAAGAGAAGAAACTCTAAAAACAATAATAAATATGAATCGAGAAGAAGTATTAAAACAACTACAAAGCATTTTCCGTGATATCTTAAAAAAGGACAACGTATGTATCGACGAATCATCTACCTCAAAAGATGTAGATGGCTGGGACTCGCTGACCCACATGCAAATTATAGCTCAAATCGAGAAACATTTCGGAGTACGTTTCAATTTCAGGGAGGTCATTAAGTTCAAGAATGTCGGCGATTTGTGCAGTGCCTTATTAACCAAAATGGAA containing:
- a CDS encoding acyl carrier protein: MNREEVLKQLQSIFRDILKKDNVCIDESSTSKDVDGWDSLTHMQIIAQIEKHFGVRFNFREVIKFKNVGDLCSALLTKME
- a CDS encoding amino acid adenylation domain-containing protein — translated: MTTSSQKDIINDILSAMQCYPENEAFIIDDKHYTYAQLGEITASITHSLSEIKDEKIGIVAENRIETYAAILAVLAGGKTYVILHPAYPEERNLKIAALAGLRTLLCTSDTDRSAFGTGHFRIIDTDRLPGKAQSEQQSHSSNEERNAYIIFTSGSTGEPKGVPITRANLNAFYRAYSLLDWNLDEHDRMLQMFELTFDVSVVSLLYPLTLGAAVYTVGHQDVKHFKVFELLEKYQLTFATVTPSLLQLLSPYFDEINLPSLKYLGVSAEASQTELLERFRKSVPNATFINLYGPTEATIYCTCYRIPASDKCKHYNGMVAIGKPFPGIRAIIADEEGNELPQGETGELWVSGRQVMKGYLDDPEKSALVLIHRPDGQIYYRTGDLCILDSDGDIIYCGRKDYQVKIQGFRIELSEIEYTAQSFFKTPCSVAAVPLLCDGICNELHLAVETTECTQSALIEYLKEKLPKYMLPKQIHCISQFPVTNSNKTDRKKIAELIKEKKL
- a CDS encoding DUF3836 domain-containing protein; this encodes MKTITFFKRVLASAALVSVCGFACATNNGKQFIHNDTMEGGKLVCREIYAMNDAASGILNPVKMYKYSYDTDQQKTVKSTYAWNIFKNTWETESRTVISRYETETSVEYSVWNKEKGSFDLSKKYIYITDNNNQLIAQYAYKMNSRTNQWILEKDALTPIYENIYATTR
- a CDS encoding DUF418 domain-containing protein; amino-acid sequence: MEHKISEPNARVDVADVLRGLAVMGIIILHSIEHFNFYSFPDTVPCEWMKFTDKAIWNGLFFVFSNKAYAIFALLFGFSFYIQDNNQQRRGKDFRLRFIWRMALLFIIGQFNAAFFTGEILTMYAMLGLILPLSCRLSDRSIAIFATLLIIQPIDWCKVIYALCNPDYVAGPGLASHYFGIAFDVQKNGTFLETIRMNLWEGQLANLTWALEHGRILQTPALFLFGMLVGRKGLFLYSEQNEQHWLKALGISLICFFPLYGLNNMLPEFITRNAIRVPLQLIISSLSNLSFMVLLVSGLLITFYRIKDRRFLMRFTSYGKMSLTNYIGQSVIGSLLFYHWGFELGRFLGITYSFFFGILFVLLQMAFCSWWLSHFKHGPFEGLWKRLTWIGNNKRK
- a CDS encoding tetratricopeptide repeat protein, producing the protein MNEQLINEQYQYILRLIGQKRLKEALTQLESFLWKCPEWSLRTRLEQIQTSYSYMLQYMRQGVEDPERRKLYQKLLTDTLEITDQARITLLDSVSNHYYHQYRTRLSEEVSPLTLEMLMHTLESFNDDLAVSGFVSDQNMEEVLKRHEDSLKTLFLQTWTHTNWTAEEVAAAQAMLQSELLPVNDLCLFTSAVTLSVMECFDLKKLLWLIDAYRHPNVQVSQRALVGITFILHAYSPRISFYPEINLRITALMEETAFERDLLRIHIQILLSQETEKIDKKMREEIIPEMLKSMSPMRNMKFGFEESDEEKDDTNPDWADAIEKSGLGDKLREMNELQLEGADVYMSTFSQLKSYPFFREISNWFYPFDKQQSDVIKEFRHRGKEGGSLLEIILQSGFFCNSDKYSLFFTMQQLPQSQRDMMLNQLTDQQIEELADQSKAETLKKFSERPDTVSNQYLHDLYRFFKLYARRLEFRDLFKESICLYNEPDLIDILFNPEAMEAIANFHFKKKHWEEAAEAYDTIVDMLMDEEEAEICQKQGYSLQKLKRYDEAIKAYRKADILKSNNVWTNHHLGTCYRLNRQFKEALKYYRKVEEVLPEDTKVIFYIGSCLAEMWNFEEALNYFFKLDFLESNCVKAWRAIGWCSFMIAKREQAMKYYDKVIDQSPMPVDYLNAGHVAWSLGDVEKTLSLYTKAAELYGSKELFLEVFRKDEEIITSKGVTLDDIPLVLDLI
- a CDS encoding glycoside hydrolase family 16 protein, which produces MKRFLVLSCSVAISALFFHACSSSDDSMIDAPLTRADAVSEKIVFQDDFNQVDSIPDRNKWSLCKKGSPAWSKYLSESYDQAYVHDGKLVLVAEKVNGVYKTGGVQSLGKAEFQYGKIEICARFTKTAKGGWPAIWMMPAKPVYSGWPACGEIDIMEQLNHDGIVYQTIHSHYKNDLGFTKPVPTKTVSYNKGQFNIFGIEWTPEALTFKVNGATTLVYPNLHLADESVKKQWPFDTSFYLILNYALGGPGTWPGTIMDSELPAKMEIDWVKVSQPRGR